The genomic DNA TTCTCGGCAACGGTCGAAACTTTACCCACCGGTATGGTTATTGCCGAATCGCTGTAGAATCCATCGAGGTATACGCCGAAATCCAGGCTGAGAATATCCCCCTCTTTTAGGATCTTTTTTTTGGATGGGATGCCATGGACAACCTCGTGATTTATGGCAAAGCACACCGATGCTGGATAATCTCTATAACCTTTAAAGGCGGGTGTGGCCCCCCTACTCAATGCTACCTCTTCGGCAATCCTGTCTAGGTCCCAGGTGGAAATACCCGGTTTGGTTTCTTCCCTAAGCCTTGCCAAAACCTCGATAACCACTCGGGACGCAGCCCTGATTTTCTCTATTTCTTCCTCGCTCTTCAAAAAAATCATTTTTTTATAGTATTCAAAATTTTTTCAACCCGGCTGAATACCTCTTCGACCTTACCCATGCCATCAACCCTATATAATATGCCGGACTTACTATAATAATCTTTGAGAGGCTCCGTTTGGGCTCTGTAAACCCGTAGCCTATTCCTTATTACCCCTTCCTGGTCGTCATCCCGTTGATAAAGATTTCCACCACATCTATCGCAATACCCCGGTTTCTTCGGGGGTTCGTAGGCTATATGATACATTGCCCCACATTTTTCGCAAACCCGCCTGCCGCTAATCCTTTTTACAATCTCCTCGTCGTCCACCTCGATAGAAATAACCGCCTGTATCTTCAAGCCGTCTTCACTAAGCGTCCTATCCAACG from Thermodesulfobacteriota bacterium includes the following:
- a CDS encoding adenylate kinase; the protein is MRLILFGPPGAGKGTQAQRISGQYGVQHISTGDILRASVKEGTDLGKLAKSFMDKGELVPDEVVIGIIKERITKGETRKGFMLDGFPRTIPQAEALDRTLSEDGLKIQAVISIEVDDEEIVKRISGRRVCEKCGAMYHIAYEPPKKPGYCDRCGGNLYQRDDDQEGVIRNRLRVYRAQTEPLKDYYSKSGILYRVDGMGKVEEVFSRVEKILNTIKK